A genomic window from Diospyros lotus cultivar Yz01 chromosome 2, ASM1463336v1, whole genome shotgun sequence includes:
- the LOC127793832 gene encoding DNA oxidative demethylase ALKBH2 isoform X1 produces MNSLLKLTIREERESRNPNNGGGDETRGRKIVTDLGNGSEVVYFPRFLSAESWKWFDYLNREIPWTRPNIRVFGRSCIQPRDTCYIASTGLPELSYSGYQPHAYSWDDFPPLKDILDAVHTALPGSCFNSLILNRYKGGNDYVSWHADDEKVYGSTPEIASVTFGCEREFLLKKKPRKTSKADKRVDAEPPSKRSKKNSNADQHSFTLKHGSLLLMRGYTQRDWLHSVPKRAKAEATRINLTFRRIVL; encoded by the exons ATGAATAGTCTCCTGAAATTAACAATTAGAGAAGAACGCGAATCAAGGAACCCTAACAATGGAGGAGGAGATGAAACAAGGGGAAGAAAAATAGTGACGGATCTGGGAAATGGAAGCGAAGTGGTGTACTTTCCTCGATTTTTGTCGGCCGAGTCATGGAAATGGTTCGATTACCTCAACAGAGAGATTCCCTGGACGAGGCCCAACATTCGCGTCTTCGGCCGTTCTTGCATCCAG CCTAGAGACACTTGTTACATTGCAAGCACAGGATTGCCAGAATTAAGTTACAGTGGCTATCAACCCCATGCGTACTCTTGGGATGATTTTCCTCCACTAAAGGACATCTTGGATGCA GTTCATACTGCCTTACCTGGGAGTTGTTTTAATAGCTTAATATTAAATAGGTATAAAGGTGGCAATGATTATGTTAGTTGGCACGCTGATGATGAGAAGGTCTATGGTTCGACTCCAGAAATTGCCTCTGTTACATTTGGTTGTGAGCGTGAGTTCCTGTTGAAGAAGAAACCAAGAAAAACGTCCAAAG CAGATAAAAGAGTTGATGCTGAACCTCCTAGCAAGCGATCGAAGAAGAATAGCAATGCCGACCAACACTCATTTACATTAAAGCATGGCTCATTGTTGCTTATGAGAGGTTATACCCAAAGGGATTGGCTCCATTCGGTGCCTAAACGAGCAAAAGCGGAGGCCACACGGATTAACCTCACTTTCAGGCGCATAGTATTATGA
- the LOC127793832 gene encoding DNA oxidative demethylase ALKBH2 isoform X2 → MNSLLKLTIREERESRNPNNGGGDETRGRKIVTDLGNGSEVVYFPRFLSAESWKWFDYLNREIPWTRPNIRVFGRSCIQPRDTCYIASTGLPELSYSGYQPHAYSWDDFPPLKDILDAVHTALPGSCFNSLILNRYKGGNDYVSWHADDEKVYGSTPEIASVTFGCEREFLLKKKPRKTSKDKRVDAEPPSKRSKKNSNADQHSFTLKHGSLLLMRGYTQRDWLHSVPKRAKAEATRINLTFRRIVL, encoded by the exons ATGAATAGTCTCCTGAAATTAACAATTAGAGAAGAACGCGAATCAAGGAACCCTAACAATGGAGGAGGAGATGAAACAAGGGGAAGAAAAATAGTGACGGATCTGGGAAATGGAAGCGAAGTGGTGTACTTTCCTCGATTTTTGTCGGCCGAGTCATGGAAATGGTTCGATTACCTCAACAGAGAGATTCCCTGGACGAGGCCCAACATTCGCGTCTTCGGCCGTTCTTGCATCCAG CCTAGAGACACTTGTTACATTGCAAGCACAGGATTGCCAGAATTAAGTTACAGTGGCTATCAACCCCATGCGTACTCTTGGGATGATTTTCCTCCACTAAAGGACATCTTGGATGCA GTTCATACTGCCTTACCTGGGAGTTGTTTTAATAGCTTAATATTAAATAGGTATAAAGGTGGCAATGATTATGTTAGTTGGCACGCTGATGATGAGAAGGTCTATGGTTCGACTCCAGAAATTGCCTCTGTTACATTTGGTTGTGAGCGTGAGTTCCTGTTGAAGAAGAAACCAAGAAAAACGTCCAAAG ATAAAAGAGTTGATGCTGAACCTCCTAGCAAGCGATCGAAGAAGAATAGCAATGCCGACCAACACTCATTTACATTAAAGCATGGCTCATTGTTGCTTATGAGAGGTTATACCCAAAGGGATTGGCTCCATTCGGTGCCTAAACGAGCAAAAGCGGAGGCCACACGGATTAACCTCACTTTCAGGCGCATAGTATTATGA